CTTGCCAAGGTCGGGGTCGCGGGTTCAAGTCCCGTCTCCCGCTCCACACCCCCCCCGGGAACACCCCGGGGGGTTTTGCTTATGTGCGCCCGGTTGCCTTTCCGAGCGGGTTGGGGTGTATCCTGGGGGGCAAGGGGGAAGGGATGCGACTTTTAGACACCCACGGGAGGCTGATCAAGGACGTCCGCATCTCCGTAACGCCCCGGTGCAACCTCCACTGCCTTTACTGCCACCCCCTGGGGCTGGAGATGGCCGAGCCTCCGGGCACCCTTACCGTGGAGGACGTGGACCATTTCCTCGAGGCCGCCTCCTTGCTCGGCCTCTCTGCCGTCCGCTTCACCGGGGGGGAGCCCCTGGTGCGCAAGGAGCTCCCCCAGATGATTGAGCGGGCCCGGAGCAAGGAGGGGATAGAGGACGTGGCCATCACCACCAACGGCCTCCTCTTCGCCCGCAGGGCCAAGGAGCTGGTCCAGGCGGGGCTTAACCGGGTGAACATCTCCCTGGACGCCATCACCCCTGAGGTCTTCACCCGCATCACCCGGGGGGGGAAGGTGGAGCGGGTGTTGGAGGCGGTGGAAACCGCTTTGGAGCTCGGCCTCCACCCGGTGAAGATGAACGCGGTGGTCATCCGGGGGATGAACGAGGAGGAGGTGGTGCCCCTGGCCCGGCTCTCCCTAGACCGCCCTTTGCACATGCGCTTCATAGAGTACATGCACCTGGACAACTCCGACCCCGAGGAGTACCGTCGGCGCTTCGTGCCCGGCAGCGAGACCCGGGCCCGGATAGAGGCGGTCTTCGGACCCTTGGAGCCCGTGCCCCACGACCCCTCCTCCCCCGCCCGGGTCTATCGCATCCCCGGGGCCAAGGGCACGGTGGGGTTTATCAACCCCGTGACCGAGCCCTTCTGCTCCCACTGCTCTAGGCTTCGCCTCACCTCGGACAAGAAGCTCAGGCCCTGCCTTCTCACCGACCTGGAGATGGACATCGCCTGGGCCTTCGCCGCGGAGAACCCGGTGGAGGCCCTGGTGGACGCCATCCTTATCGCCACCCAGCGCAAGCCCGCCTTCGGGAACACCCTGCCAACTTTGCGCAAGCGGGTCATGCTGGGGATCGGCGGGTAGCGAGGAGGGTGGCGAGGACCACCAGAAGGGCCCCAAGCGCCCCGCTCGGGCCGAGCCGCTCCCCCAAGAGGAGGAAGGCGAAGAGGGTGGCCCAGACGGGCTCCAGGGTGTAGAGGACCGCCGCCTGGGGCGCGGGCACGTAGCGCTGGCCCCAGGTCTGGAGCCAGGTGGTGAGGGCGGTGGCCACCACGCCCAGGTAAAGGACGGCGCCCCAGGGCACCCCGTGCAGGGCCGGCCCTTCCCATAAGACCCAGAGGAGGGCCAAGAGGGTGGTCCCCAGGACCTGCACCGCGGTGAGGGGAAGGCTGGGGAAGGCCTTGGCGTAGACCTCGAGGCGCACGATGTAGAGCGCGTAGGTGAGGGCGGTGAGGAGGGTCCAGAGGTCCCCCACGTTCAGGGGGGGCTGCTTAGGGTCGTAGGAGAGGAGCCCCACCCCCAGGAGGGCCAGGAGGGCGGAAAGCCACACCGGAAGCCCAAGCCTCCGCCCCACGAGGCCCAGGAGGAGGGGCACCAGCACCACGTTGAGGGCGGTGATGAAGGCGCTCCGGCTGGCGGAGGTGTGGAGGAGGCCCACCGCTTGGGAGGCGTAGCCCAGAAGGAGCCAGAAGGAAAGCTCCAGCCCCGCCCCCCACATCCCCTTGGGCAGGCGGAAGGCGATGGGAAGGAAGAAGAGGCTTGCCACTAAAAAGCGCAGGAAGACGAGGAGGCTTGGGGCCATCTCCCCCACGGCGCCCTTCACCACCACGAAGGTGGTGCCCCAGAGGAGGGTGAGGAGGTTCAGGGCGAGAAGGCCCAGGGCGTAGCGGCGCATGGCCTAAAGTGTATAGCATGACGCCTGCCCCCGAGGAAGCCCGGGAGGCCTTAAGGGCGCGCCTTCTAGCGTGCCTTTCCCACCCCGACCCCGGCTACCAGGCCCTCCTCCAGGACTACCCCAGGCGGGGAGGGAAGATGCTAAGGGGCCTCCTCACCCTCTACGCCGGCCTGGCCCACGGGGCCCCCCTGGAGGCGGCCCTCGAGGCCGGGGTGGCCCTGGAGCTTTTCCAGAACTGGGTCCTCATCCACGACGACATAGAGGACGGCTCCCTGGAGCGCCGGGGCCGGCCGGCCCTGCACCGCCTCCACCCCATGCCCCTGGCCCTGAACGCGGGGGACGCCCTGCACGCGGAGATGTGGGGGTTCCTCGTGGGGGGCCTGGCGCGGGGGCTTTGGGGGCGGGAGGTGCTGGAGGAGTTTTACGCCCTGGTGCGGCGCACCGCCTACGGCCAGCACCTGGACCTGAGCTGGACCCTCCTGGGGCGCTTTGACCTTACCCCTGAGGACTACCTCTTCATGGTGGGGGAGAAGGCCGCCTACTACACCGCGGTGGCCCCCCTGCGCCTGGGGGCTTTCTTGGGGGGGAAGGTGCCCCCCTCGGCCTACGAGGCGGGGGGGCTGAAGCTTGGGGCCGCCTTCCAGATCGTGGACGACCTCCTGAACCTGAAGGCCACGGAGGCCTACGGGAAGGAGGAGGCGGGGGACCTCTACGAGGGGAAAAGGACCCTCGTCCTCCTGGCCTACCTGGAGGAGGCCCCCCCGGAGGAGCGGGAGCGGGCCCTAGCCCTCCTCCGCCTGCCCCGGGAGGCCAAGCCCGCGGGGGAGGTGGCCTGGCTAAAGGAGCGCCTTCTGGCCTCTTCCGCCTTTTCCAAAACGGAGGCCACCGCAAGGCGCCTTTTGGAGGAGGGGCTCGCCCTTCTAAAGCCCCACCTCGAGGCCCTGTCCCCCGAGCCCGCAAGGACCCTGATGGGTCTTCTCCACGCCCTGGTGGAGCGGAGGGCATAATGGGGCCATGCAGGGCGTCCGCTTCAAGGTGATCAGCGCCAACGACCCCGACATCCTCCAGGAGCGCCTGAACCGCTTCGTGGAGGAGCTCCCCGAGGACGTGGTCCTGGTGGAGGTCCGCTTTAGCGTGGGCGGGGGGCCTTCCCCCCTCTTCGCCGTTCTGGTGCACTACAAGGAAGTGGAGCGGTGGGAGGGGTAGAGGCCTTTCTCTACTTCCTGGCCCTCCAGGGGGAGGCCAAGCGGGAGGAGGTGCGGGCCCGTTTTCCCGCGCTCGTCCCCATCCTGAAGGCCCTGGGGGAGGAGGTGGAGATCCAGGGGGAGACCTTCCGCCTCCTAAGGCCCCTTCGCCTCTCCTGGTTCGCCCCGCTTTTCGGGCGGTACGCCAACCCCCTGGAGCCCCTGGCCTTGGAGCGGCTCATTGAGGCCGCCCACCGTTCCGCGGAGGCGGGGGAGCCCCTGGTGGAGGGGGAGGGGCTCCTCCGGGTGGCCCGGGCCTTCCAGCGGGGGAGCGAGGCCCTCCTTAGGGGGGAGGCCCGGGCGGCCCTCCACGCCTACGGGGAGGGGCTTGGCCTCCTGGAAGGGGCGGGCCTCCCCTTCCCCAGCGCCGCCCTGGCCCTCCTGGCCCTGGCCCAGGAGGCCTTCCGGCCAGGGGGGAAGGGGCGGGCCACGGCCAGGAAGGCCCTGGAGCGGAACCCCACCCCCTGGGCCCGGGCCCTGGCCGAGGGGGTGCTTAAGGGTGACCTGGACCCCACCCTTCCGCCCCGGGGGTCCTAGAATGGGCGGGATGCAGGGGCGCCTTAGGGAGGTCTACCTGGCCCGGCCCAGGGGGTTTTGCGCCGGGGTGGTCATGGCCATCCGCACCGTGGAGGAGGCGCTTAGCCGCTACGGTGGGGAGGGCCCTTTGGTGGTCTACCACGAGATCGTCCACAACAAGACCGTGGTGGAGCGGCTTAGGTCCAAGGGGGTGCGGTTCGTGGAGGACCTGAAGGAGATTCCCGCCTTGGGGGAACAGGTGGCCCCCTACCTGGTCCTCTCGGCCCACGGCCACCCCCCCCAGGTGCGGGAGGAGGCGGCCCGCATGGGCCTCACCCTGCTGGACGCCACCTGCCCCCTGGTGACCAAGGTCCACACCGAGGCCCGCCGCTACGCGGAGGAGGGGTACTGGATCCTCCTCATCGGGGACTCCGCGGACCACCAGGAGGTGAAGGGCACCTACGGGGAGGCCCCGGAGAGGACCATCCTGGTGGCCGTCCACACCCACGTGGGCCGGGACCCCCGCCTGGCGGACCCCCACACGGTGGAGGTGCCGGACCCCGAGCGGGTGGTGGTCCTCACCCAGACCACCTTGAGCGTGGACGACACCTTGAAGACCATAGAGATCCTGAAGGCCCGCTTCCCCAAGCTGGTGGTGCCCGCCCGCAAGGACCTCTGCTACGCCACCCAGAACCGCCAGGACGCGGTGAAGCGGATCGCCCCCAAAGTGGAGGCCTTTTTGGTCCTCTCAAGCCCCCACTCCTCCAACGGGATGCGGCTTCTTGAGCTGGCCCAGCGCCTCGTGGGCCGGGCCTACAGGCTGGAGAGCGTGCGGGAGCTTAAGGAGGAGTGGCTTGACGGCGTGGAGCGCTTAGGGGTGACCTCCGCGGCCAGCACCCCCGAGGACCTGGTGGAGGAGCTTTTGGCCCACCTGAGGGCCAGGAATCCGGACCTCCGGGTGATGGAGGAAGGGGAGTGGGAGGAGATCGCCTTCCGCATGCCGAGGCCCATCCCGCCGGAGGAGGTCCTGGGTGGATGACCACCGCCTCTCCCTGGCCCCCATGGTGGACTGGACGGACCGGCACTTCCGCTACCTGGTCCGCCAGATAAGCCAAAGGGTGCGCCTCTACACGGAGATGACCGTGGACCAGGCGGTGCTTAAGGGCCCAAGGGAACGGCTCCTCTTCTTCCGAAAGGAGGAGCACCCCATCGCCCTGCAGCTTGCGGGCTCGGACCCCAGGACCCTGGCCGAGGCCGCCCAGATCGGGGAGGCCTACGGCTACGACGAGATCAACCTCAACCTGGGCTGCCCCTCGGAGAAGGCCCAGGAGGCGGGCTTCGGGGCCTGCCTCCTTTCCGACCCCCTCCGGGTGGCGGAGATCCTTAGGGCCATGGTGGGGGCCGTGGGGGTGCCGGTCAGCGTGAAGATGCGCCTGGGCCTCGAGGGCCAGGAAACCTACCCCGAGCTCGCCCAGAAGGTGGAGCGCTTCGCCGAGGCGGGGGTGGGGGTCTTCATCGTCCACGCCCGGAGCGCCCTCCTCCGCCTCTCTACGAAAAAGAACCGGGAAATCCCCCCCCTCAAGCACGAGTGGGTCCACCGCCTGAAAGGGGACTTCCCCCACCTCACCTTCGTGACCAACGGGGGGGTGCGCACCCTGGAGGAGGCCCTTTTCCACCTCCGGCGGGTGGACGGGGTCATGATGGGCCGGGCGGTCTACGAGGACCCCATGGTCCTGGCCGAGGCGGACCGGAGGGTGTTTGGGCTTGCCCATAGGCCCAAGACCCGCCTCGAGGTGGCCCGGGCCATGCGGGCCTACCTGGAGGAGGAAGCCTTCCGGGGCACCCCCCCTTGGGCCGTGCTCCGCCACCTCCTAACCCTCTTCCGGGGTAGGCCCCGGGGGCGGCTCTGGCGGCGCCTCCTCTCCGAGGGGCGGAGCCTAAGGGCGCTGGAGCAGGCCCTAGCGCTTCTGGAGGAGGTAGAGGAGGAGGGCGAGGAGGAGGAAAAGGGCCCAAAGGGGGATGCGGAAGGGCCGCTTTTCCTGGCCCGTGAGGGGGTCTAGGACGGGGGGGCGCATTTTCAGGCGCTGGGCCTTTTTGAGGTGCTGCACCATCCGCTCCCGGTCCCCCTTTTTCCTATAGAGGGCCGCCAGGTTCTCGTGCACCAGGGGGAGGTCGGGGGCGAGCCTCAGGGCCTTTAGGTAGAGGGCCTCCGCCTGGGCCACCTCCCCCCGCTCCAGGTGGAGGTTGGCCAGGTTCACCAGGGCCCGGGGGTGTTCGGGGTCCAGGGCGAGGGCCTTTTGGAAGTGCCCTTCCGCCCCCTCCTTGTCCCCCCTTAGGGCCCTTCCCACCCCCAGGACCACCTCCTTTTCCGCCAGGAAGAGGGGGTCTTCCAGGGCCTCGGGGGCCTCTTCCAGGCGGGCTAGCCCCTCCAGGAGGCGCGCCCTTAGCCCTTCGGGGAAACCTTCCGCGTAGCGGCGGGCCTCGAGGTAGCGCTTGGAGCGGAGGAGATGGAGGAAGCGGAGGAGGGCCTCCGCCTCGCCGTCCCCCCTTAGGGCGCGGGCCTTAAGCTCGTCCACCATCCCCCTTAGCCTAAGGCCTCCCGGTAGACCTGAAGGTAAGCCCGGGCCGGGCCCGCCCAGGAGAAGTCCTTGGCCATGCCCCGTAGGCCCATGGCCTCCGGGCCTAAGCGGAAGAGGCGGAGGACGCCGTAGAGGAGGCCCTCGGGGTGGGGGAGGCTAAACTGGACCCCCGTCGCCCCATCCTCCACCGTGTCCTTAAGCCCCCCCACGGCCCGCACCACGGGGGGCGTGCCGTAGCGCTGGGCGATCATCTGCCCCAGGCCGCAGGGCTCAAAGCGGCTGGGCATGAGGAAGGCGTCGGCCCCCGCGTAGGCCAGGCGGGCCCGGGCCTCGTCGTAGGCCCCGTGGAAGTGGACCCTTCCGGGGTGGGCCTCCATGGCCCTCCGGAAGGCCTCCTCCAGGGCCCCATCCCCCACCCCCTGGACGTAGAGGCTGAAGCCGAGCTCCAGTAGCCTTGGCAGGGCCTCGAGGACCAGGTCCAGGCCCTTCTGCCGGTCCAGGCGGCTCACCGCGGCCAGGATGGGGGGCTTGAGGCCGGTGAGGGCCTGGAGGTGGGCCTTGGCCTTTTCCTTCCCCTCGGGGTTTTCGCGGCTGTAGGGGGCGGGGAGGTGGGGGTCCTGGGCCGGGTTCCAGACCTCCGTGTCTAGGCCGTTCAGGATGCCCCGGAGCTTGTGGGCGTGCCTGCGCAACACCCCGTCCAGCCCCTCCCCGAAGGCGGGGGTCTGGATCTCCTCCGCGTAGGAGGGGCTCACCGTGGTGACCCTCCGGGCGAAGACGATGCCCCCCTTCATGAGGTTCACCTTTCCGTAAAACTCCAGGGCCTCCATGTGGAAAAGGCTCCATGGAAGCCCGGTCCAGCGGAAGAAGTCCTCCGGGGATAGAAGCCCCTGGTGGGCCAGGTTGTGGATGGTGTAGACCACAGGGGTGGGGGTGAGGAGGGGGAGGAGGGCGGCGTGCCAGTCGTGGGCGTGGAGGAGGTCAAAGCCCTTTAGCCTCGAGGCCGCCAGGGCGAAGCGCACGTAGCGCCGCCCGTCGTCCGGTTCCCCGTAGACCCTTCCCTGGGCGAAGTCGGGCAGGCCCAGGAGGAGGAAGCGCACCCCCCCCTCCACCCGCTCCCCCAGGGCGGCCACCTCCTCCCGCCCCTCAAAGGGGAAGGCCACCGCCCCCACCCGCCGGGCCTCGAGGCCTTGGTGCCAGGGGAGGAGGACGGTGGCCTCCACCCCGAGAGGCTTCAGGGCCTTGGGCAGGCTCCCCACCACGTCCCCAAGCCCCCCCACCTTCACCAGGGGGAAGGCCTCCGCGGCCACCAGGAGCACCCTCACCCTCTCCACACCCCTTCCGGCAGGGGCCTTGCCCCCTCCAACCCTTCCAGGTAAAGGTAGGCCCAGGCCGCCAAAGGCCCCTCCTCCGTCTCCACCCGAACCCTCACCCGCCGGTACTCCCGCCCCTCCTCCTCCAGCTCGTCCAGGAGGGGGAGGGCCTCCTCCTTGAGGAAAAGGACCTCCCCAAAGACCCGCCCCCCGCCCGGCACCATGGCCGGGTAGGGGTAGGGGCGCCCTTCCCCCGCCTCCAGGGCGAAAAGGCTAAACCCCTCCACCCACCCGGGAAGGGCCCGGAGGAGGTAGGGGGCCACCAGGCCGTGGTTCCGCTCCCCCCGCTTCAGCGTGCCGTAGACGAAGACCCGTTCCACACCTCCCCCAGGAAGCGGTAGCCCATCCCCACCACGGTCTCAATGAAGCGGGGCTCGTCCGCATCGTCCCCCAGTTTCTTCCGAAGGAGGCGGATGTAGGCGTCCACCACCCGCTCCGAGCCCTCGTAGTCCGGCCCCCAGACCCTTTCTAAAAGCTCCTCCCGGGTGTAGACCCGTCCCGGGGCCTGGGCCAGGGCGAAGAGGAGGCGGGTTTCCGTGGGGGAGAGCTTGAGGAGGCGGCCTTCCAGGTAGACCTGCCCCGCCTCGAGGTCCAGCTCCAAGGGCCCGAAGGCCCGCCTTCCGCCCTTCCCCGCCCGGCGGAGGAGGGCCTTGATGCGGGCGAGGAGCTCCCGGAGGGAGAAGGGCTTTCCCAGGTAGTCGTCCGCCCCCTCTAGAAGGCCTTCCACCCGGCTCTCCTCATCGGTGCGGCCCGTGAGGAGGAGGACGGGAAGGAGGGGGTCCAGGTCCCGCAGGCCCTTTAGGACCTCCAGGCCCTCCATGTCGGGCAGGCCCCGGTCCAGGACCACCAGGTCCGGCCGGAACCCCTCCAGGGCATGGAAGGCCTCCCGCCCGGAGCGGGCCCACACCACCTCAAGCCCCTCCTTTTCCAAAAACCGCTTCACCAGCTCGCCCACCTGGGCATCGTCTTCCACCAAAAGAATCCTGGCCATAATAGATTCGCTAACGCCCCAAGAGAATCACCAGACCCGGGTGCTCCCCCTCCGGGAGGGCCAGGAGGCGGGCCACCTCCCCGTCGTAAAAGGTGGCCGCGGGGTATGCGGCAAGCCCAAGGCCCGAGGCCAGGAGGAGCACCAATCCGCCCGCATAGCCCGCCTCGAGGAGAGCATACCGGTACCCCCTTATTCCAAACAAGGCCTCGCTCCGCTCCGGCACCAGGGTGAGGACGAGGAGGGCCGCGGCCCGCTCCACGGGCAGGCCCAAGAGGGCCTCCCGCCAGGCGGCCTGGTCCACCCCCGAGGCCAGCTGGGAGAGCTGGTGCTCCTTGGGAAAGTAGTGGTAGGTGCCGGGGAAGACCCCTTGGACCCTCTGGAGGACCAGGTAGACCTCCAAGGGGTAGGCCTCCCCCGCGGAGGGGAAGCCCCGGTGGCCCTCCCGTTCGGAGAGGGGGGTGAGGAGCTGGGAGAGGTCGTTAAGGGTCAAGGAGGCCCCAAGCTCCGGAAGCTCGGGGCGGAAGAGGGCCAGGGTGCGGAAAAGCCCAGGCCCACCCTCCCCCTTGGGGGGCGGGAGGGCCTGGACCTCCAGGGGGTTGGCGTAGACCTTGGCCCGGGGCCTGCGCTTTAGGGGGAGCTCGTCCCCGGGGCTTAGGCGGCTTAGGCGGTAGAAGAGCTTGCCGGGGTGCTTCTCCATGGCTAGAAGCGGTAGCCCTTGGGCACCACCACCACGCCCTCGGGGGTTACGGTGAAGCCCCGCGCCCGGTCGGCCTCGAGGTCGTAGCCGATCTCCGTGTGGGGGGGGATCTTGACCCCCTTGTCTACGATGGCGTTTCGGATGCGGCAGTAGCGCCCCACCTCCACGTCGTCAAAGAGGACGGAGCGTTCCACCAGGCTATAGGAGTTCACCCGTACCCGGCGGAAGAGCACGGACTCCCGCACCGTCCCCCCGCTCACGATGACCCCCCCGGCGAGGAGGCTGTTTAAGGCCCGGCCCACCCGTTCGCCCGCCTCGTGGACGAACTTGGCCGGGGGGCTGAAGAGGTTGGCGGTGCGCAGGGGCCACTCGGGGTTGAAGAGGTCAAACTCGGGGATGACCTTGACCAGGTCCATGCTGGCCTCAAAGTAGGCGTCCAGGGTGCCCACGTCCCGCCAGTAGAGGTTGGGGCCCTCCTGGCCGGGGATGGGGTTGCGGTGGAAATCGTAGGCGAAGACCCGATACCCCTCCTTAAGGGCCCTGGGGATCACGTCCTTGCCGAAATCGTGGCTGCTGGCCTCGTCCTTGGCGTCCGCCTCCAGGAGCTCAAAGAGGGCCTCGGTGCGGAAGATGTAGTTGCCCATGGAGGCCAGGGCCAGCTCGGGCTTGCCGGGGATGGGCCTGGGGTCCTTGGGCTTTTCCCGGAACTCGGTGATCCGCCACTCCCCGTCCACCTGCAGGATCCCGAAGCGGCTCGCCTCGGAGAGGGGCACGGGGTAGGTGGCGATGGTGATGTCCGCCCGCTTCTCGTAGTGGTACTCCAGCATGTGGCGGACGTTCATCTTGAAGATGTGGTCCCCCCCGAAGATGGCCACCGCCTCCGGGGCGTGGTTCTGCACCAGGTGGAGGTTCTGGTAGATGGCGTCCGCCGTTCCCCGGTACCACACGGGCCCAAGCTCCTCGTAGCGGTACATCTGGGCGGGGACCAGGAGGATGAAGTGGTCCTCCAAGAAGGCCCCGAAGCGCCAGTAGCGCTGGATGTGCTCCGTGAGGGACTGGGCCTTGTACTGGGTGAGGACGTAGATGGAGTAGATCCCGGAGTTGACGAAGTTGTTTAGGACGAAATCAATGATGCGGTACTTGGCCCCGAAGGGGACGGCGGGTTTGGCCCGCTTGGCGGTGAGGGGGTAGAGGCGGCTTCCCTGCCCCCCCGCCAGGATCATCCCCAGAACCTCCACCTTGACCATAAGACCCCCTTTGCCCTTGAGTTTACCCCGGGAAAGGCCCGAACCCGGGTATAGTGGGGGCCGATGCGGGTGAAGGACCTCGCCTGGCGCACCCCCCCCATCCGACCCAAGAAGGCCCCCCCCTTCTTCGGCCAGGAAAGGGCCTTGAGGGCCCTGGAGGCCGCCTTTAGGGCCAAGGGCCATGGGTATCTGGTGGGGCCGAGCGGTCTGGGGAAGCGCCGCCGTCTCCTCGCCCTCCTTAAAGGCAAGCGTTTTCCCCAAGAAGAGCTTCTCTACCTCCCCTTGGGCGAAGAGGCCTTTCCCCTCCTCCTTCCTCCTGGGGAGGGGCGGGCCCTTCTGGAGGGGGTGGAGGCCCTGCTGGCGGAGTTCACCCCTGCCCTCTTCCGGGAGAAGGGCTTCCTCTACGCCAAAAGCCTGGTGGAGGCCCGCCACGAGGAGGAGGCGGAGGCCCTCCTAAGGGCCCTCTCCGAGATGGCCAAGGCCGAGGGCTTCCAGCTGGAGGAAAGCGCCGAGGGCCTGACCCTAAGGGGCCAGGGCCCTCTTCCCCCGGAGCTTTCCGCCCAGCTGGAGGAAACGGTGTTGGGCTATTTGGAAATCCGCCAGCGGGCCCAGGCGGAGGTGGCCGCCCTAAGGCGGGGGTTTGCCGAGCGGGTTCTGGCGCCCAAGGCCCAGGCCCTAAAGGAGCGCTTTCCCCAGGCCCGGCACTATCTGGACTGGCTTTTAGAAAGCCTCCTCCGGGCGGCGGCCCTGGAGGAGGAGCTGGACCTTAGGGCCCTCCTCCCCCGCCTCCTGGTGGAGGGGGGGGAGCGGGTGGTCTACGAGCCCAACCCCACCCCGGAACGGCTCTTCGGCCACCTGGAGTACGAGGTGCGGGAGGGAACCTACACCACCCACCTGGGCCTCCTCCGCCCGGGGGCGCTCCTCCGGGCGGGGGGCGGGGTTTTGGTCCTCGAGGCCCACCGGGTTTGGGAGCTCGGGAGCTACCCCCTCCTGAAGCGGGCCCTGGCGGGGGGGGAGGTGGAGCCCCTCACCCCCCGGCCCGAGGTGAAGGGCCCCCGCCTCAAGCCCGCCCCCCTCACGGCCCAGGTCTTCCTGGTGGGCCCCCCGGAGGTCGTGGCCTTTTTGGAGGAGGACGAGGAGTTTTTGGAGCTCTTCCCCTACCGGGTGGAGTTTAGCCCCGACATCCCCTACACGGAGGAGAACGTGGCCTACCTGGGGGGGTTTTTGGAGGAGGAGGGCCTCCCCGTAACCCCTGAGGGCCTGGCCGCCCTGGCGGACGAGGCCCGGCGCTGGGCGGGGCACAAGGAACGGCTGGACGCCCGCCTCTACCGGGTGCTGGACCTGGCCAAGGAAGCCCTGGCCCAAGGGAACCCCCTAGACCGGCAGGCGGTGGAGGGGGCGGTCCGGGCCCGGGAGGACCGGTTTGGCCTGGAGGAGGAGCTCTACCTGGAGGAGCTCAAGGAGGGCGTGGTGGCCCTGGAGGTGGCCGGGGAGCGGGTGGGGGAGGTGAACGGCCTGGTGGTCCTGGAAGGCCCCCTGCCCTCGGGCCGCCCGGTGCGCATCACTGCCCAGGCGGGCCCGGGGCGGGAGGGGATCCTCTCCATAGACCGGGAGGTGGGCCTCGGGGGGCAGGTCTTCCACAAGGCGGTCCTCACCCTGGCGGGGTACCTCCGGGGGCGGTACGCAGAGCTGGGGGCCCTTTCCGCCACCGTGAGCCTGGTCTTTGAGCAGAGCTACGGCGGGATTGAGGGGGACTCCGCGGGCCTGGCGGAGCTCCTTGCGGTCCTCTCCGCCCTTTCGGGGCTGCCCCTACGGCAGGACCTGGCGGTGACGGGGGCCATTGACCAGACGGGGAAGGTCCTGGCCGTGGGCCGGGTGGCGGAAAAGGTGGAGGGGTTTTTCCGGGTCTGCCGCACCCTGGGCCTCACCGGCACCCAGGGGGTGGTCCTCCCCAGGGCCAACCTGCCCCACCTGGTCCTCAGGCCCGAGGTGGTGGAGGCGGTGGAGGGGGGGCGGTTCCACCTCTATGCGGTGGAGGAGGCGGACGAGGCCATAGAGCTCCTCTTCGGCCGCCGGGCCTACTGGGTGCACGAGAAGGTGCGGGAGGTGCTGGAGCACTTCCAGCGCCTGGAAAACGGGGAGGGGAAGGGCTAGGCTACCGGCCGGGTTCCAGGAGGAGGACGCTCCGGGCCGGGGCCTTAAGGCGCATGGGGAGGTAGCTTCCCTTCTCCCAGAGGGGGAGGAGGTCGGCGTAGTGGGGGGAGAGAAGGTGCCCGGACTGGCCCATGGGGTGGATGAACAAGGAGGCCTCGAGGTCCGCGAGGTCCACGATCTGCCGGTAGCTCGGGCCGTGGGCCATCTGCAGGGTGGCGGGGTCAAAGGGCCCTACGTTCACCGTGTACCGGTCCCCCCCGAAGGGCACCCCTCGATCCGAGAGGCGCTTCAGGGGGGTGTGGGTGAGGACCGCGTGGGGGAAGGCCGCCCGGTGGACCTCCCCCCAGGCCCTTACCCCCAAGGCCTCCTTGCGGTCCAGGGCCCGCTCCAGGGCGAGGGCGGCGAAGTCCAGGCAGGTCTCCCGGTACTCTGTCCCCTCCTGGTCGCAGTTCCTGTCCCCTTCCTTGAGGGCCTTCAGGAGGTAGCGGGGCTCGTCCCAGTAGGGCTCCCCCACCTCCTTTTCGGGCAGGCGGGTGAGCTCCGTGTACCAGAGGGCGAAGAGGAGGGCCTCCTCCGAGTCCTTCCCCATGGTCCCATCCCAGGCGAGGAGCCGTTCCCGGGCCCTTTGGCTCCGTTCCGAAAGGGGGGTGAGGAGCTCTAGAACGGGGCGGAAGTCCCGGTAGAGGAGGCTTTTCTGGTCCAGCTGGACCGCTTTCATGTCCTCCAGGGTGAGCTTCTCTTTGGCCCGAAGGAGCTCCAGGATCCGCTCCGCCCGGTAGGGCTCGGCCCAGTCGTAGGTGAGGGCGTAGGGGAAGCCCTTTGGGGTCACCTTGTGGTTGG
The window above is part of the Thermus oshimai DSM 12092 genome. Proteins encoded here:
- a CDS encoding glycogen synthase; the protein is MERVRVLLVAAEAFPLVKVGGLGDVVGSLPKALKPLGVEATVLLPWHQGLEARRVGAVAFPFEGREEVAALGERVEGGVRFLLLGLPDFAQGRVYGEPDDGRRYVRFALAASRLKGFDLLHAHDWHAALLPLLTPTPVVYTIHNLAHQGLLSPEDFFRWTGLPWSLFHMEALEFYGKVNLMKGGIVFARRVTTVSPSYAEEIQTPAFGEGLDGVLRRHAHKLRGILNGLDTEVWNPAQDPHLPAPYSRENPEGKEKAKAHLQALTGLKPPILAAVSRLDRQKGLDLVLEALPRLLELGFSLYVQGVGDGALEEAFRRAMEAHPGRVHFHGAYDEARARLAYAGADAFLMPSRFEPCGLGQMIAQRYGTPPVVRAVGGLKDTVEDGATGVQFSLPHPEGLLYGVLRLFRLGPEAMGLRGMAKDFSWAGPARAYLQVYREALG
- a CDS encoding gamma-glutamylcyclotransferase family protein — encoded protein: MERVFVYGTLKRGERNHGLVAPYLLRALPGWVEGFSLFALEAGEGRPYPYPAMVPGGGRVFGEVLFLKEEALPLLDELEEEGREYRRVRVRVETEEGPLAAWAYLYLEGLEGARPLPEGVWRG
- a CDS encoding response regulator transcription factor, producing MARILLVEDDAQVGELVKRFLEKEGLEVVWARSGREAFHALEGFRPDLVVLDRGLPDMEGLEVLKGLRDLDPLLPVLLLTGRTDEESRVEGLLEGADDYLGKPFSLRELLARIKALLRRAGKGGRRAFGPLELDLEAGQVYLEGRLLKLSPTETRLLFALAQAPGRVYTREELLERVWGPDYEGSERVVDAYIRLLRKKLGDDADEPRFIETVVGMGYRFLGEVWNGSSSTAR
- a CDS encoding SagB/ThcOx family dehydrogenase is translated as MEKHPGKLFYRLSRLSPGDELPLKRRPRAKVYANPLEVQALPPPKGEGGPGLFRTLALFRPELPELGASLTLNDLSQLLTPLSEREGHRGFPSAGEAYPLEVYLVLQRVQGVFPGTYHYFPKEHQLSQLASGVDQAAWREALLGLPVERAAALLVLTLVPERSEALFGIRGYRYALLEAGYAGGLVLLLASGLGLAAYPAATFYDGEVARLLALPEGEHPGLVILLGR
- the glgC gene encoding glucose-1-phosphate adenylyltransferase — encoded protein: MVKVEVLGMILAGGQGSRLYPLTAKRAKPAVPFGAKYRIIDFVLNNFVNSGIYSIYVLTQYKAQSLTEHIQRYWRFGAFLEDHFILLVPAQMYRYEELGPVWYRGTADAIYQNLHLVQNHAPEAVAIFGGDHIFKMNVRHMLEYHYEKRADITIATYPVPLSEASRFGILQVDGEWRITEFREKPKDPRPIPGKPELALASMGNYIFRTEALFELLEADAKDEASSHDFGKDVIPRALKEGYRVFAYDFHRNPIPGQEGPNLYWRDVGTLDAYFEASMDLVKVIPEFDLFNPEWPLRTANLFSPPAKFVHEAGERVGRALNSLLAGGVIVSGGTVRESVLFRRVRVNSYSLVERSVLFDDVEVGRYCRIRNAIVDKGVKIPPHTEIGYDLEADRARGFTVTPEGVVVVPKGYRF
- a CDS encoding AAA family ATPase; translation: MRVKDLAWRTPPIRPKKAPPFFGQERALRALEAAFRAKGHGYLVGPSGLGKRRRLLALLKGKRFPQEELLYLPLGEEAFPLLLPPGEGRALLEGVEALLAEFTPALFREKGFLYAKSLVEARHEEEAEALLRALSEMAKAEGFQLEESAEGLTLRGQGPLPPELSAQLEETVLGYLEIRQRAQAEVAALRRGFAERVLAPKAQALKERFPQARHYLDWLLESLLRAAALEEELDLRALLPRLLVEGGERVVYEPNPTPERLFGHLEYEVREGTYTTHLGLLRPGALLRAGGGVLVLEAHRVWELGSYPLLKRALAGGEVEPLTPRPEVKGPRLKPAPLTAQVFLVGPPEVVAFLEEDEEFLELFPYRVEFSPDIPYTEENVAYLGGFLEEEGLPVTPEGLAALADEARRWAGHKERLDARLYRVLDLAKEALAQGNPLDRQAVEGAVRAREDRFGLEEELYLEELKEGVVALEVAGERVGEVNGLVVLEGPLPSGRPVRITAQAGPGREGILSIDREVGLGGQVFHKAVLTLAGYLRGRYAELGALSATVSLVFEQSYGGIEGDSAGLAELLAVLSALSGLPLRQDLAVTGAIDQTGKVLAVGRVAEKVEGFFRVCRTLGLTGTQGVVLPRANLPHLVLRPEVVEAVEGGRFHLYAVEEADEAIELLFGRRAYWVHEKVREVLEHFQRLENGEGKG